From Rubrivirga sp. SAORIC476, a single genomic window includes:
- a CDS encoding asparaginase domain-containing protein, translated as METLQVFTTGGTIDKEYFDAKSAYEIGEPQIVELLREAGVSFEIAVETLMRKDSLDITEADRQVIAERVAASPHRCVIVTHGTDTMAATARVVADALAEAEAEHTVVFVGSLAPARFKASDAEFNVGFASAAVQTLPPGAYVAMNGRVFDPYHVRKDRERNRFEPVTPTA; from the coding sequence ATCGAAACCTTGCAGGTGTTCACCACCGGCGGCACCATCGACAAGGAGTACTTCGACGCGAAGAGCGCCTACGAGATCGGCGAGCCGCAGATCGTGGAGCTGCTCCGCGAGGCGGGGGTCTCGTTCGAGATCGCCGTCGAGACGCTCATGCGCAAGGACTCGCTCGACATCACCGAGGCCGACCGCCAGGTCATCGCCGAGCGAGTCGCGGCCTCCCCGCACCGCTGCGTGATCGTGACCCACGGCACCGACACGATGGCCGCCACCGCCCGCGTGGTCGCCGACGCGCTCGCCGAGGCGGAGGCTGAGCACACGGTCGTGTTCGTCGGCTCGCTCGCGCCGGCCCGGTTCAAGGCCAGCGACGCCGAGTTCAACGTGGGCTTCGCGTCGGCCGCTGTACAGACGCTTCCGCCTGGTGCGTACGTTGCCATGAACGGCCGCGTCTTCGACCCGTACCACGTACGCAAGGACCGGGAACGCAACCGGTTCGAACCTGTCACCCCGACGGCCTGA